The Calditerrivibrio nitroreducens DSM 19672 genome window below encodes:
- a CDS encoding ExeA family protein, with protein sequence MQNIKDFFEIEDLPFTNTPDSKYFFKSPSHEEALIRLKYAVENRKGLAVIKGNIGMGKTLLSRLFLASLDENEYESALVVVVHSEINSEWFLKRISQQLGVKEISNVKTEIIASIYRRLEKFNEIGKKVVIIIDEAQMIKDRQVMEEIRGILNFEDERGKFMTFVLFGLPSIDDTLSLDEPLKQRVAVKYSLLPLDFETMKKYIMFRLKVAGAKVNFFTSDAFEVIFNYSKGIPRLINNICDNAMFEAYLLKQKQINGGIVSQVIDNLGLK encoded by the coding sequence ATGCAAAATATAAAAGATTTTTTCGAAATAGAAGATCTACCTTTTACAAACACACCGGATTCAAAATACTTTTTCAAGTCCCCCAGCCATGAGGAAGCATTAATAAGATTAAAATATGCTGTGGAGAATAGGAAAGGGCTTGCCGTTATTAAGGGTAATATCGGTATGGGTAAGACCCTATTGTCGAGGCTTTTTCTTGCTTCTTTAGATGAAAACGAATATGAATCGGCCCTTGTGGTGGTGGTCCATTCTGAAATAAATTCTGAGTGGTTTTTGAAAAGGATTAGTCAGCAACTTGGGGTAAAAGAGATATCAAATGTTAAAACGGAGATAATAGCTTCAATATATAGAAGGCTTGAAAAATTTAATGAGATCGGGAAAAAGGTTGTAATTATTATAGATGAAGCCCAGATGATTAAGGATAGACAGGTTATGGAGGAGATAAGGGGTATTTTGAATTTTGAAGATGAACGAGGTAAATTTATGACGTTTGTACTATTCGGTTTACCCTCCATTGATGATACCCTCTCCCTTGATGAACCTTTGAAGCAGAGGGTTGCTGTTAAATATTCATTGCTTCCTTTAGATTTTGAGACAATGAAAAAATATATAATGTTTAGATTGAAGGTTGCAGGTGCCAAAGTGAATTTTTTTACATCTGATGCATTTGAAGTTATTTTCAACTATTCAAAAGGGATTCCACGTTTGATAAATAACATCTGTGATAATGCCATGTTTGAAGCATACCTTTTAAAACAGAAACAGATCAATGGGGGGATAGTATCTCAGGTGATAGATAACCTCGGTTTGAAATGA
- the corA gene encoding magnesium/cobalt transporter CorA, protein MVKIYAFVNSHFKVFNLSEDNIDDIPSKDELIWVDMFSPSSDEFRFLEKYYEIEFPTKQETEEIEISSRYWESDKDITINSYFLVVDGDAGHNETVTFILQDNFLVTIRYRELKTFGECLRKMIANPSSFKDGSYIMSSIFEARIDLDADILESLSRNVSNLRKKLFANDIADEDILESIYHYENLNTNIRDSLIDKQRIISSLLKSRKLSDVIKDNFRIMIKDVNSLIDFTRYNFDRLDYIQNIFLGLLNIEQNKVIKIFTVVNVIFLPPTLVASVYGMNFEFFPEIHWRYGYLFAWVLMVASAILPVYIFKKKGWL, encoded by the coding sequence ATGGTAAAGATATACGCTTTTGTAAATTCTCACTTTAAAGTGTTTAATTTAAGCGAAGATAACATTGATGATATCCCATCAAAAGATGAGTTGATTTGGGTGGATATGTTTTCACCTTCTTCAGATGAGTTTAGGTTTCTTGAGAAGTACTATGAAATTGAGTTCCCCACAAAGCAGGAGACGGAAGAGATTGAGATCAGTTCCAGATATTGGGAGTCAGATAAGGACATTACAATAAACAGCTATTTCCTGGTGGTGGATGGTGATGCTGGACACAATGAGACGGTGACGTTTATATTACAGGATAATTTTTTGGTTACGATAAGGTATAGAGAGCTAAAGACTTTTGGTGAATGCCTCAGGAAGATGATTGCAAATCCCAGTTCTTTTAAAGATGGTTCATATATAATGTCTTCTATTTTTGAGGCAAGAATAGATCTTGATGCTGATATTCTTGAGAGTTTATCAAGAAATGTTTCAAATTTGAGAAAAAAGCTTTTTGCAAATGATATTGCTGATGAAGATATACTTGAGTCTATTTATCACTACGAAAACCTCAACACAAACATAAGGGATAGCTTAATTGATAAACAGAGGATAATATCTTCACTTTTAAAATCAAGGAAATTGTCTGATGTCATAAAAGATAATTTCAGGATTATGATAAAAGATGTCAATTCACTCATCGACTTCACAAGGTATAATTTTGATAGGCTGGACTACATTCAGAATATATTTTTAGGTTTGTTGAATATCGAGCAGAACAAGGTTATTAAAATTTTTACGGTAGTGAATGTGATATTTCTGCCCCCCACCCTTGTGGCGAGTGTATACGGTATGAATTTCGAATTTTTCCCAGAAATCCATTGGAGGTATGGTTATCTCTTTGCCTGGGTTTTGATGGTTGCTTCTGCAATACTACCTGTCTATATATTCAAAAAGAAAGGCTGGTTGTAA
- a CDS encoding hydrogenase maturation protease has product MGNSLRTDDGVAHLIVDNLSCKMGNCDFIKATQLLPEHIDIIIRYKTAIIIDAEINNHYGLIKLKKLNKENKTPFYASHNIDFFDILSMLKDQDYDIDLFLLTITVKNLGFKDQISGELCKYIPIINKQIFEIVSNV; this is encoded by the coding sequence ATAGGTAACAGTTTGAGGACTGATGATGGTGTAGCCCACTTAATTGTGGATAATCTATCATGTAAAATGGGAAACTGTGATTTCATAAAAGCCACCCAGCTATTGCCGGAACATATAGATATAATTATACGATATAAAACAGCCATTATAATTGATGCAGAGATTAATAACCATTATGGGTTGATAAAGCTGAAAAAACTTAATAAAGAAAATAAGACCCCATTTTATGCAAGCCACAATATAGATTTTTTTGACATACTTTCTATGCTAAAAGATCAGGATTATGATATCGATCTCTTTCTTTTAACGATAACAGTGAAAAATTTAGGATTCAAAGATCAGATATCCGGAGAATTATGCAAGTATATACCAATAATTAATAAACAGATTTTTGAAATCGTATCAAATGTTTAG
- a CDS encoding tetratricopeptide repeat protein, whose translation MIGFLGKKEVSLKDIKELFIKGQIKKAISLCEDYTKKNPDDFDSKIFLIEMYYSSGDKNRCISTILDVVKKLEDDKFYEKAAAVLRKGIKYYPDYYDFYKYLAKIFATKGLTADQIGILKELAASYEKIGEIDKFFNTLQDIFYIDKYNYGFIKYLIDKLIFYKRDKDICKYLQESIEVARHNNDVNLMGRLVELGISNKCIFGKSIKYTVSYFKNNPDKISVFIKESQNYLLNEFDEELFKEITAILPYDESSEFYDELFVKYTDSSLFEFLLPFFIKNDIDKISIMFDKMKDIKDKKIDRRYAEIFYKYLDRLPVDRFYDNLLLLAKLADHDDLRCKVVSAAGKSEDTVNVKQSSVLNLDLLDNDFSKKDDKSVFDLLEHSSYKSDTSHDAPIEENEIKVEHKSGLEKSDFDIELDLSEFEDKKDEGDISSDKDKKMDIAELDVGDDMFEIDLTEHTDSLTLNKGNVDNKISEGSFGDLSLDFFGDTQHKEPEDDTIKVDFSQQIQEIKEFVQKGRYEYAKVKLEELLLLDPENEELKELAVNIYSVSSFDDSALKDSPRPDIISFDNETKKVIKAIKDSIAKNVSPGDYEMHYDLAQAYMEMDLLDEAIDELKKSAYGDFRYKSLILMVECYKRLKKFNEAIDIVKLIILDFGKNNDVLKNSLYELGTIYELMGDYAAAKSHYAKLYSIDPAFRDVKDKIADSDFEAKQDVCEDSLSVEPKKKKKISFM comes from the coding sequence ATGATAGGATTTTTAGGGAAGAAGGAAGTTTCATTAAAAGATATCAAAGAGCTTTTTATTAAAGGTCAGATAAAAAAGGCGATATCTTTATGTGAAGATTATACCAAAAAAAATCCTGATGATTTCGATTCGAAAATATTTCTAATTGAGATGTATTATAGCTCAGGTGATAAAAATAGATGCATCAGTACGATTTTGGATGTTGTCAAAAAGCTGGAAGATGATAAGTTTTACGAAAAAGCTGCTGCCGTTTTACGAAAAGGGATAAAATATTATCCGGATTACTACGATTTCTATAAATATCTTGCCAAGATCTTCGCAACAAAGGGATTAACTGCAGATCAGATAGGTATATTAAAAGAGCTCGCCGCTTCATATGAAAAAATTGGCGAGATAGATAAATTTTTCAATACACTTCAAGATATTTTTTATATAGATAAATACAATTATGGTTTCATTAAGTATCTAATAGATAAGCTCATTTTTTACAAACGGGATAAGGATATATGTAAATATTTGCAGGAATCGATTGAGGTTGCCAGACATAATAATGATGTTAACTTAATGGGAAGGCTCGTTGAACTTGGGATTTCGAATAAATGCATTTTTGGTAAGTCGATAAAATACACTGTAAGTTATTTCAAAAATAATCCTGATAAGATATCTGTATTTATCAAAGAATCTCAGAACTATCTTCTAAACGAATTTGATGAAGAACTATTCAAAGAGATAACCGCTATCCTGCCTTATGATGAAAGCAGTGAATTTTATGATGAATTGTTTGTGAAATATACAGATAGTTCTCTTTTTGAATTTTTGTTACCCTTTTTTATAAAGAATGATATTGATAAGATATCCATAATGTTTGATAAAATGAAAGATATAAAGGATAAAAAGATAGATCGAAGATATGCCGAAATATTTTATAAATATCTGGATCGATTGCCGGTGGATAGATTTTATGATAATCTATTGTTGCTTGCTAAGCTTGCGGATCATGATGATCTAAGATGTAAAGTCGTAAGTGCTGCTGGTAAATCTGAAGATACTGTAAATGTCAAGCAGTCTTCTGTCCTTAATCTGGATCTGCTTGATAATGATTTTTCAAAGAAAGATGATAAATCTGTTTTTGACCTCCTGGAGCATAGTTCATATAAAAGCGATACTTCTCATGATGCTCCTATTGAGGAAAATGAGATTAAAGTTGAACATAAGAGTGGTTTGGAAAAAAGCGATTTTGATATTGAGCTGGATTTGTCAGAATTTGAAGATAAAAAAGATGAAGGGGATATATCTTCCGATAAAGATAAAAAGATGGACATTGCGGAGCTTGATGTTGGTGATGATATGTTTGAAATCGATCTCACAGAGCATACCGATAGCTTAACTTTAAACAAGGGGAATGTTGATAATAAAATCTCTGAGGGAAGCTTTGGAGATCTCTCTTTAGATTTTTTTGGTGATACCCAGCATAAAGAACCAGAAGATGATACCATAAAAGTTGATTTTAGCCAACAGATTCAGGAGATTAAAGAGTTTGTGCAAAAGGGGAGATATGAGTATGCAAAAGTAAAGTTGGAAGAGCTGCTTCTCTTGGATCCAGAAAATGAGGAATTAAAAGAGCTCGCTGTTAATATATACTCTGTATCATCATTTGATGATTCAGCATTGAAGGATAGCCCGAGACCTGATATAATAAGCTTTGATAACGAGACTAAAAAGGTAATAAAAGCCATAAAAGATAGTATAGCAAAGAATGTAAGTCCAGGTGACTATGAAATGCATTATGACCTTGCTCAGGCTTATATGGAGATGGACTTACTTGATGAGGCTATAGATGAATTAAAGAAATCGGCATATGGTGATTTTAGATATAAAAGTTTAATTTTGATGGTTGAGTGTTACAAGAGACTTAAGAAATTCAATGAGGCAATTGATATTGTAAAGCTTATAATTCTTGATTTTGGTAAAAATAATGATGTGCTTAAAAATTCTTTATATGAGCTTGGAACTATTTACGAATTGATGGGTGACTATGCCGCTGCCAAGAGCCATTATGCAAAGCTTTACAGTATTGATCCAGCCTTCAGAGATGTAAAGGATAAAATAGCAGATTCGGATTTTGAAGCAAAACAAGATGTCTGTGAAGATTCTCTATCAGTTGAACCGAAGAAAAAGAAAAAAATATCTTTTATGTAA
- a CDS encoding sensor histidine kinase, translated as MNLLLLLILFVVIFRNLGKLFLERKSSIYGAKLKTKLVLFAALLSILPVTVVFLISNSIINKTIDKWFDSQIELALKSSVELYKDYQAQIENEVVQQGKILSQLITSKGYIYNENFPQLKDFSREAISSKRVDGILIYNALKIVVLNDDTSDVLFKNIVDRDIETVLANSEPFKKVISNEYEQVYISGYPLTVNNNVVGTIFIYKKIPYNQLYKASKILESYDNYKQLKVFSQPIKHSYKILLFLMTMLVSFAGIWGSIVYARSITTPLEKLLYAYREVENGNLNISLEKTGDDEVAKLIESFNEMVVRLREHTEELSAKNRVLSEMFVQISKDNQYIDTIFKNVGAAIFLFDNKLKALKINQAAKIFIDEKNRLNEKIATHIRDFARSSLNEKIIQVEINIENELKTYSIGMTKLFGDENRLENIIVVIDDISDVVYIQRVNIWRDIATRMAHEIKNPLTPIKLNAERIYKKCRDLEDEKLRSIILEGMQTIINEVSELHKLVTEFNDFARLPSLKKEVFYLCELINSVIHMYKDAHPEVIFAISCDGGFKINADKSQIKRVLINLITNAIHAVKGKGLISINVSEFETYYEIVVADNGHGIPQEELGKIFLPYYSKKPDGTGLGLAIVKKIIDEHNGKIYANSVEGEWTKIIIELPKGEENESIDN; from the coding sequence TTGAATTTACTTCTTCTTTTGATTCTGTTTGTGGTCATTTTTAGAAATTTAGGCAAGCTTTTCCTTGAAAGAAAAAGCAGTATTTATGGTGCGAAATTAAAAACAAAATTGGTACTATTTGCTGCACTTTTGTCTATTTTGCCTGTGACGGTTGTTTTTTTGATATCAAATAGTATAATAAACAAAACAATAGATAAATGGTTTGATTCTCAGATAGAATTGGCTCTTAAAAGCTCTGTAGAGCTGTACAAGGATTACCAGGCTCAGATAGAAAATGAAGTTGTACAGCAGGGTAAAATATTATCTCAACTTATAACTTCAAAGGGTTATATCTACAACGAAAATTTTCCACAGCTAAAAGATTTTTCAAGGGAAGCAATTAGTTCAAAAAGGGTTGATGGTATATTGATATACAATGCTTTGAAAATAGTTGTTTTAAATGATGATACGTCGGATGTTCTTTTTAAGAATATAGTTGACAGGGATATAGAGACTGTATTGGCAAATAGTGAACCATTTAAAAAAGTTATTTCCAATGAATATGAGCAGGTGTATATCTCTGGCTATCCTCTGACTGTTAACAACAATGTGGTGGGAACTATTTTTATCTATAAAAAGATACCCTATAATCAACTATATAAAGCCTCAAAGATACTTGAATCTTACGACAACTATAAGCAGCTAAAGGTATTCTCTCAACCCATTAAGCATTCATATAAGATACTACTTTTTTTGATGACTATGCTTGTTTCTTTTGCTGGTATCTGGGGTAGCATTGTGTATGCCAGAAGCATAACAACGCCTCTTGAAAAGCTTTTGTATGCGTATAGGGAGGTGGAGAATGGTAACCTGAACATATCTCTTGAGAAAACCGGAGATGACGAGGTGGCAAAGCTTATAGAATCGTTTAATGAGATGGTGGTAAGGTTGAGGGAGCATACGGAGGAACTTAGTGCAAAGAATAGAGTTCTTTCGGAAATGTTTGTGCAGATCTCCAAAGATAACCAATATATCGATACGATTTTCAAAAATGTTGGTGCGGCCATATTCCTGTTTGATAACAAGCTTAAGGCTTTGAAAATAAATCAGGCGGCAAAGATATTTATTGATGAAAAAAATAGACTAAATGAAAAGATTGCCACACATATACGTGATTTTGCCAGATCATCTTTAAATGAGAAGATCATTCAGGTGGAGATTAATATCGAAAACGAACTTAAAACATACAGTATAGGGATGACAAAACTTTTTGGAGATGAAAATCGTCTTGAGAATATTATTGTGGTTATCGATGATATCTCTGATGTGGTTTACATTCAGAGGGTAAATATATGGCGGGATATCGCCACAAGGATGGCACATGAAATAAAAAACCCCCTTACTCCAATTAAATTAAATGCCGAAAGGATATATAAAAAATGTAGGGATCTGGAAGATGAGAAACTCAGGTCTATCATTTTAGAGGGGATGCAGACTATTATAAATGAAGTTAGCGAACTCCACAAACTAGTTACAGAATTTAACGATTTTGCCCGTTTGCCTTCACTAAAAAAGGAGGTATTTTACCTCTGTGAGCTTATAAATTCTGTGATACATATGTATAAAGATGCTCATCCTGAAGTGATTTTTGCGATAAGTTGTGATGGTGGTTTTAAAATAAATGCCGATAAATCTCAGATCAAAAGGGTATTGATAAATCTGATTACAAATGCTATACACGCTGTAAAGGGGAAGGGGCTCATAAGTATAAATGTATCAGAATTCGAAACCTATTATGAAATAGTTGTGGCTGATAATGGCCATGGCATCCCTCAGGAAGAGCTCGGAAAGATTTTTCTACCATATTACAGTAAGAAGCCGGATGGGACAGGTTTGGGACTTGCGATAGTAAAGAAAATCATTGATGAACATAATGGGAAAATATATGCTAATAGTGTTGAAGGGGAATGGACAAAAATTATTATAGAACTGCCAAAAGGTGAAGAGAATGAAAGTATTGATAATTGA
- a CDS encoding cytochrome c3 family protein: MKKLVVALSMVAFAAIAFANGPETIDLSKAFNVKSPTKKAVMFPHALHQKNNQCTDCHMDAKGGKDLKGADGKKFVAGEVKGTANALHKNFCWPCHEKKQVKAGKSCTTCHK; the protein is encoded by the coding sequence ATGAAAAAATTAGTAGTTGCTCTCTCAATGGTTGCTTTTGCTGCTATAGCTTTTGCTAATGGCCCAGAAACAATTGATCTTTCCAAGGCTTTCAATGTTAAAAGCCCCACAAAAAAAGCTGTAATGTTCCCACATGCCCTTCACCAGAAAAACAACCAGTGTACAGACTGCCATATGGATGCAAAAGGTGGCAAAGATCTTAAAGGTGCAGATGGTAAAAAATTCGTTGCTGGTGAAGTAAAAGGAACTGCAAACGCTCTTCACAAAAACTTCTGCTGGCCATGCCATGAGAAAAAGCAGGTAAAAGCTGGCAAATCCTGTACAACCTGCCACAAATAA
- the recO gene encoding DNA repair protein RecO produces the protein MNSEVTKGIIYRIIKYSDRSAICFGFTEQRGRLKFFVSNAFGKNRTIQKIFPAEITYIYKDNTDLHKITAIEYLTGYSFFQTETPLYLRLNLIFEIIEDLFPLGSNLDELWRYLMGLNRENYIKGVAYILFYILETAGIISRGECIFCGMEMEKYSFICERCEDLNVDDELKRFVKAFEDRGSFRKLLMKDDSYVINLLSDILKKHQIFPKSLELIKYLNI, from the coding sequence ATGAATTCTGAGGTAACTAAGGGGATCATATATAGGATTATCAAATATTCGGATAGATCTGCAATCTGTTTTGGTTTTACAGAGCAAAGGGGGAGATTGAAGTTTTTTGTGTCCAATGCGTTTGGTAAGAATAGAACTATTCAGAAGATATTTCCGGCTGAAATTACATATATTTATAAAGATAATACAGATCTCCACAAGATTACAGCGATTGAATATCTGACTGGATATAGCTTTTTTCAGACTGAAACACCCCTTTACCTTAGGCTCAATCTTATTTTTGAGATCATTGAAGATCTCTTCCCACTGGGTTCAAATCTGGATGAACTGTGGAGATATTTAATGGGTTTAAACAGAGAAAATTATATAAAAGGTGTAGCCTATATACTTTTTTATATTCTCGAAACTGCGGGAATTATAAGTCGAGGGGAGTGTATCTTCTGTGGTATGGAGATGGAAAAATACTCTTTCATATGTGAAAGATGTGAAGATTTGAATGTCGATGATGAATTAAAAAGATTTGTAAAAGCTTTTGAGGACAGAGGGAGCTTTAGAAAGCTTCTGATGAAGGATGATTCTTATGTTATTAATCTACTTTCGGATATATTAAAAAAACATCAGATATTTCCAAAGTCTCTCGAGCTGATAAAATATCTAAACATTTGA
- a CDS encoding hydrogenase translates to MKKKLATVWLDGCSGCHMSFLDIDEKLLEVLQFFDIVYSPLVDSKEFPESVDVTFVEGAISTTEDIKKIKEIRKKSRIIVAMGDCAITGNVPSMRNSFNLNSVIDRGYGENSDNQSKVEFYDLPPLLTNVLPVNSIIHVNFYLPGCPPPADAFYNLIKSILNQEKFDVFQHTRFGK, encoded by the coding sequence ATGAAAAAGAAGCTCGCCACTGTCTGGCTGGATGGTTGCTCCGGCTGTCATATGTCCTTTCTTGACATAGATGAAAAGCTACTGGAAGTATTACAGTTTTTTGATATAGTATACAGCCCACTTGTGGATTCCAAAGAATTTCCGGAATCTGTAGATGTCACCTTTGTGGAAGGGGCAATAAGTACTACGGAGGATATAAAAAAGATCAAGGAGATCAGGAAAAAAAGCAGAATAATAGTCGCAATGGGGGATTGCGCCATTACTGGTAATGTTCCATCCATGAGAAACAGCTTTAACCTAAATTCAGTCATAGATAGAGGCTACGGGGAAAATAGCGACAACCAGAGTAAAGTGGAATTCTATGATCTCCCACCACTTCTTACAAATGTTTTACCTGTAAATTCTATCATTCATGTAAACTTCTATTTACCCGGTTGCCCACCCCCTGCAGATGCCTTTTATAATCTTATAAAATCTATATTAAATCAGGAAAAATTTGACGTATTTCAGCATACAAGATTTGGTAAATGA
- a CDS encoding Ni/Fe hydrogenase subunit alpha, translating into MKKITIDPVTRIEGHARISIHLDDSGEVVDARFHVTQYRGFEKLCEGRPFTEMPRLMARTCGICPVSHLIAASKACDEIMGVKVPRAGVNIRKIINYAQILQSHALSFFYLSSPDLLLGMDAPVEERNIAGVLNRKKDFVENGIFLRKFGQMLIEKLGRKRIHPDYIVPGGVESPVEESIKDEIIENAKLCIDKTLYTIDTFRSILPDFEEEIRYFSNIPTYHMAISKGGELEHYDGDILIIDPDGEIELRFRPEEYHNYISERVEGFSYLKSPYLKTIGYPDGIYRVGPLSRLNVAEKCGTEVADRELSIYREFAGRISNAAFLNHYARLVEIIFCAEKIIELLYDNSTFDNHTKANAGVNIEEGVGVSEAPRGTLIHHYKVDRNGIVQWANLIIATGHNNLAMNKGILQAAKRFVKGDDVKEGFLNRVEAVIRCYDPCLSCSTHAVGKMPMVVEFVNNKGEILKSIRR; encoded by the coding sequence ATGAAGAAAATAACCATAGACCCAGTAACAAGAATCGAAGGGCACGCCAGGATAAGCATACATTTAGATGATTCTGGTGAAGTAGTTGATGCGAGATTTCATGTAACCCAATATAGGGGGTTTGAAAAGCTTTGCGAAGGTAGACCTTTTACAGAGATGCCAAGACTCATGGCACGTACCTGCGGTATATGTCCGGTAAGTCATCTGATTGCCGCATCAAAAGCCTGTGATGAAATAATGGGGGTAAAGGTTCCCAGAGCTGGTGTAAACATAAGAAAGATCATAAACTATGCCCAGATCCTCCAATCCCATGCATTAAGTTTCTTTTATCTATCAAGTCCAGATCTCCTTTTAGGTATGGATGCACCAGTAGAAGAGAGAAATATAGCCGGAGTATTAAACAGAAAAAAAGACTTTGTGGAAAATGGGATCTTTTTAAGAAAGTTTGGCCAGATGCTGATAGAAAAACTTGGAAGAAAAAGGATACATCCGGATTATATTGTCCCGGGGGGCGTTGAATCACCGGTGGAAGAATCGATTAAAGATGAGATAATCGAAAATGCTAAGCTTTGCATAGACAAAACACTATACACTATAGATACCTTCAGATCGATTCTACCAGATTTTGAAGAAGAGATAAGATATTTCTCAAATATCCCCACATACCATATGGCCATATCAAAAGGGGGTGAACTTGAGCATTACGATGGAGATATTTTAATAATAGATCCCGATGGAGAAATAGAATTGAGGTTCAGACCTGAGGAATATCATAATTATATTTCCGAAAGGGTGGAGGGATTTAGCTATCTGAAATCACCGTATCTAAAAACCATAGGTTACCCTGATGGGATATACAGAGTGGGCCCCCTTTCGAGGTTAAATGTAGCAGAAAAATGTGGTACGGAGGTGGCCGATAGGGAATTATCCATTTACAGGGAGTTTGCTGGGAGAATTTCGAATGCAGCATTTTTAAACCATTATGCCAGACTTGTGGAGATCATATTCTGTGCTGAAAAGATCATTGAGCTTTTATATGATAATTCAACCTTCGATAATCACACAAAAGCCAATGCCGGGGTAAATATCGAAGAGGGGGTGGGGGTGTCGGAGGCCCCAAGGGGTACATTGATACATCATTATAAAGTTGACAGAAACGGGATAGTACAATGGGCAAATCTTATTATTGCCACTGGACATAACAATCTTGCCATGAATAAGGGGATACTGCAGGCTGCAAAGAGATTTGTCAAGGGTGATGATGTAAAAGAAGGTTTCTTAAATAGAGTTGAAGCGGTCATAAGATGCTATGATCCCTGTTTAAGCTGCTCCACCCATGCTGTGGGGAAAATGCCAATGGTGGTGGAATTTGTAAACAATAAGGGGGAAATATTAAAGAGTATAAGAAGATAG
- a CDS encoding sigma-54-dependent transcriptional regulator, whose amino-acid sequence MKVLIIDDEKNICTSIKNIVEDEGFEAFYAMTYSEGLDKLKIYDFDVIFLDIWLPDKDGMEGLKEIKKSYPNVEVIMISGHGNIENAVDSVKLGAYDFLEKPLSLERIVVILKHLNEKISLKNDIKELKSSEIAKYQLIGESKYIKDLKATIEKVANTNAWVLITGENGTGKEHVARLIHLLSKRANQKFIPVNCAAIPSELIESELFGYEKGAFTGAVAQKIGKFELADKGTIFLDEIGDMDLSVQAKLLRVLESGEFSRVGGNEIIKSDFRLISATNRDLQTEIENNNFREDLYYRISVVPIYVEPLRKRREDIPILVRHFVKEISIMNGLSPKSVSDALMEVFINYDWPGNVRQLKNIIERMVVLSSGDVLDVVDAPEMILKKGSVYEGFFTDAEWSLKSAKENFEKYYILNVLKKTDWNISKAARILEIERTYLHKKIKFYNLESLRGYEDNGK is encoded by the coding sequence ATGAAAGTATTGATAATTGATGATGAGAAAAATATTTGTACATCTATAAAAAACATAGTGGAAGATGAAGGTTTTGAGGCTTTTTACGCCATGACCTATAGTGAGGGGCTGGATAAATTAAAGATTTATGATTTTGATGTAATTTTTCTGGATATATGGCTACCTGATAAAGATGGGATGGAGGGGCTGAAAGAGATTAAGAAGAGTTATCCCAATGTGGAAGTTATTATGATAAGTGGACATGGAAACATCGAAAATGCTGTTGATTCGGTAAAGCTTGGTGCATACGATTTCCTTGAAAAACCGCTTTCTCTTGAAAGGATAGTGGTAATTTTAAAGCATTTAAACGAAAAGATAAGCCTGAAAAATGATATTAAAGAGCTTAAAAGCTCCGAAATCGCCAAGTATCAGCTGATAGGTGAGAGCAAATATATCAAAGATTTGAAAGCCACAATAGAAAAAGTAGCTAATACGAATGCATGGGTACTGATTACAGGCGAAAACGGTACAGGTAAGGAGCATGTGGCAAGGCTGATACACCTTTTGAGTAAAAGGGCTAATCAAAAATTTATCCCTGTAAATTGTGCTGCGATCCCTTCTGAATTGATTGAAAGTGAGCTTTTTGGATATGAAAAAGGGGCTTTTACCGGTGCTGTGGCCCAAAAGATAGGGAAATTTGAACTGGCTGATAAGGGTACTATTTTTCTGGATGAAATTGGTGACATGGATCTTTCTGTTCAGGCAAAATTGCTAAGGGTGCTCGAAAGTGGTGAATTTTCAAGGGTGGGGGGGAATGAGATTATAAAGTCTGATTTCAGATTGATATCTGCCACCAATAGGGATCTCCAGACAGAGATTGAAAACAACAATTTTAGGGAAGATCTTTACTACAGAATTAGTGTTGTGCCGATTTATGTGGAGCCTTTGAGAAAAAGGAGGGAAGATATTCCGATACTTGTTAGGCATTTTGTAAAAGAGATTTCAATTATGAATGGATTATCCCCAAAATCTGTATCGGATGCTTTGATGGAGGTTTTTATCAATTATGATTGGCCAGGTAATGTAAGACAGCTCAAAAATATTATTGAGAGGATGGTGGTGTTATCAAGTGGTGATGTATTGGATGTGGTGGATGCGCCGGAGATGATTTTAAAGAAAGGATCCGTCTATGAAGGATTCTTTACCGATGCCGAATGGTCTTTGAAGTCTGCCAAAGAGAATTTTGAGAAGTATTACATCTTGAATGTATTGAAAAAAACCGATTGGAATATTTCAAAAGCTGCAAGGATTCTTGAGATAGAGCGGACATATTTGCACAAAAAAATAAAATTTTACAATCTTGAATCACTCAGGGGGTATGAAGATAATGGGAAATAG